The following proteins are encoded in a genomic region of Pelodictyon phaeoclathratiforme BU-1:
- a CDS encoding 2-oxoacid:ferredoxin oxidoreductase subunit beta, whose translation MTDNDTIMKALPVLTAKNFASDQEPKWCPGCGDHAILQQIKNVLPELGVAPENIVFVSGIGCSSRLPYYLATYGVHGIHGRALPMATGLKVARPDLSVWVGTGDGDALSIGGNHFIHTLRRNPDLNVLLFNNEIYGLTKGQYSPTSKIGLRTVTSPSGVIDHPFNTAALTIGSGGSFFARAFDRDGKFLRSILQRAALHRGTSLVEIYQNCPIFNNAAFEAFATPENKASNTIYVEQDKPFVFGKDKNRGIMLDGFKPVVVDLDKDEFSTSDLWIHDEKDINKASILARFADDEALPRPFGVFYAEERVTYEDALSQQIRDAQKNACGTLEELLKGENSYEIK comes from the coding sequence ATGACCGATAACGATACCATAATGAAAGCCTTACCGGTTCTTACCGCAAAGAATTTTGCTTCCGATCAGGAGCCTAAATGGTGTCCTGGTTGCGGTGATCATGCTATACTGCAACAGATAAAAAATGTTTTGCCGGAACTGGGTGTTGCGCCGGAAAACATCGTCTTTGTTTCTGGTATCGGATGCTCCTCGCGTCTCCCCTATTACCTTGCCACATATGGCGTTCACGGCATTCATGGCAGAGCGCTGCCCATGGCAACCGGACTGAAAGTGGCTCGTCCTGATTTGAGTGTATGGGTTGGAACGGGTGATGGTGATGCGCTTTCTATCGGCGGCAACCATTTCATTCATACCCTGAGACGAAATCCTGACCTTAATGTTCTTCTCTTCAACAATGAAATTTATGGTCTGACGAAAGGTCAGTATTCGCCAACATCAAAAATAGGGTTGCGTACCGTTACCTCTCCATCCGGCGTTATTGATCACCCGTTTAATACGGCTGCTTTGACGATTGGTTCCGGCGGCTCTTTCTTTGCGAGAGCTTTTGACCGTGACGGCAAGTTTCTCCGCTCGATTCTTCAGCGCGCTGCACTGCACAGGGGGACTTCGCTGGTTGAGATTTACCAGAATTGTCCCATTTTCAACAATGCTGCGTTCGAAGCATTTGCCACTCCTGAGAATAAGGCCAGTAATACTATCTACGTTGAACAGGACAAGCCTTTTGTTTTCGGAAAGGATAAAAATCGCGGAATCATGCTTGACGGATTCAAGCCTGTTGTTGTTGATCTCGATAAAGATGAGTTCTCCACCAGCGACCTCTGGATTCACGATGAAAAAGATATCAACAAGGCATCTATTCTTGCCCGCTTTGCAGACGATGAGGCTCTTCCAAGACCTTTCGGCGTCTTCTATGCTGAGGAGAGGGTAACCTATGAAGATGCTCTTTCCCAACAGATCAGGGATGCACAGAAGAATGCGTGCGGAACGCTTGAGGAACTGCTCAAGGGAGAAAACTCTTACGAAATCAAGTAG
- a CDS encoding acetyl-CoA carboxylase carboxyltransferase subunit alpha yields the protein MATKVVLDFEKPLFELEAKLDEMRQCLRNSTREQSPSETEMLNHDIETLELKVDALRRSIYKNLTRWQKVQLARHPARPYTLDYIHLMTRDFLELAGDRRYSDDKAIIGGFARIEESATGFSQPVMIIGHQKGRDTKSNLYRNFGMAQPEGYRKALRLMQLAEKFRKPVITLIDTPGAFPGIEAEERGTAEAIARNLYEMAKLTVPVICVIIGEGASGGAIGIGVGDRILMAENSWYSVISPESCSSILWRSWKYKEQAAEALQLTAVDLLSQGIIDRIIPEPVGGAHTDPDVMAATLKEILIEELKALLPKDPATLVHERIEKFSSMGVWNEEE from the coding sequence ATGGCCACGAAAGTTGTCCTTGATTTTGAAAAACCACTGTTTGAGCTTGAAGCCAAACTTGACGAAATGCGTCAGTGTCTCAGGAACAGCACGAGGGAGCAATCCCCGTCTGAAACGGAGATGCTCAATCATGATATAGAGACACTCGAGTTGAAAGTTGACGCCCTGCGACGTTCGATCTATAAAAATCTTACTCGCTGGCAGAAGGTACAACTTGCCCGTCATCCGGCAAGACCCTATACTCTCGACTACATTCACCTGATGACCCGTGATTTTCTTGAACTCGCGGGAGATCGTCGTTACAGCGATGACAAAGCCATTATTGGCGGTTTTGCCCGCATTGAAGAGAGCGCGACAGGTTTTTCGCAGCCAGTCATGATCATCGGTCATCAGAAAGGCCGCGATACCAAGTCCAATCTCTACCGCAATTTTGGCATGGCTCAGCCTGAAGGATATCGCAAGGCGCTTCGTTTGATGCAACTTGCCGAAAAATTCCGCAAACCAGTCATTACACTCATCGATACACCCGGAGCATTTCCTGGAATAGAAGCTGAGGAGCGGGGGACTGCGGAGGCGATTGCCCGGAACCTCTATGAAATGGCAAAACTGACTGTCCCTGTCATCTGTGTGATTATCGGTGAAGGTGCAAGCGGAGGCGCTATCGGGATCGGTGTTGGTGATCGTATTCTTATGGCTGAAAACAGTTGGTATTCGGTTATTTCACCTGAAAGCTGTTCCTCCATTCTCTGGAGAAGCTGGAAGTATAAAGAGCAGGCAGCCGAAGCCTTGCAGCTCACCGCTGTTGATCTTCTTTCGCAAGGTATTATTGACAGGATTATTCCTGAACCTGTAGGGGGAGCCCATACCGACCCTGACGTAATGGCTGCCACATTGAAAGAGATACTGATTGAAGAGCTGAAAGCGCTGCTGCCGAAAGATCCGGCAACGCTTGTCCATGAGAGGATAGAAAAATTTTCATCCATGGGTGTCTGGAATGAAGAAGAATAA
- a CDS encoding 2-oxoacid:acceptor oxidoreductase subunit alpha, whose product MTDTKKTTRQVNVTSKTSVSVLFAGDSGDGMQLTGTQFANTVATHGTELNTFPNFPSEIRAPAGTIAGVSGFQLQFSSKPVYTPGARFDVMVAMNSAALKANLKDLHRGGIIIAGTEGFDEKNLRLAGYPEGADPLHDGSLDNYIVFPVPVLQLTREALKESGLSSKEVDRCKNMFVLGLLYWLYTLPLEGTMETLQTKFQKNVWMAEANIKAMKAGYFFGDETELFANLGRFDISPQKQHGIYRRVTGNEACAIALTAASKKAGLELFLGSYPITPATEILQTLAKKKKYGVKTFQAEDEIAGIVSSIGAAYGGALAATNTSGPGLALKTEALGLAVILEVPLVIINVQRGGPSTGLPTKPEQSDLFMALYGRHGEAPLPVLAARSPVDCFYTTYEAARIAVEHMTPVICLSDGYLALSSEPWKVESPENLAEITPRFQPAREPEDAPYLPYKRDDRQVRSWAIPGTRGLEHRIGGLEKQNETGNVSHDPENHELMTKIRAEKIARIADSIPLQSIDNGALSGDLLVLGWGSSYGAIKTAVEQAIEKGYNVAHAHLRYIFPFPKNLGEILGNYKKVLIPELNNGQLIHIIRDTFLIAPEGFTKVQGVPFNEMEILNKITDLLKELQS is encoded by the coding sequence ATGACTGATACAAAAAAGACAACCAGACAGGTCAATGTGACGTCGAAAACCAGTGTCTCCGTGCTTTTTGCTGGAGATTCGGGTGATGGTATGCAGTTGACTGGTACTCAGTTTGCCAATACGGTGGCAACTCATGGGACAGAGCTGAATACATTCCCGAATTTTCCATCCGAAATACGGGCTCCAGCAGGGACTATTGCCGGCGTATCCGGTTTTCAGCTCCAGTTCAGCAGTAAACCGGTCTATACACCGGGCGCCCGGTTCGATGTCATGGTGGCGATGAACTCTGCTGCATTGAAGGCAAATCTGAAAGACCTCCACCGTGGCGGTATTATTATTGCAGGTACTGAAGGGTTCGATGAGAAAAATCTGAGACTCGCAGGCTATCCCGAAGGGGCTGATCCCCTGCATGATGGTTCTCTCGATAACTATATCGTTTTTCCTGTACCGGTACTACAGCTTACCCGTGAAGCGCTGAAAGAGAGTGGACTGAGCAGCAAGGAGGTTGACCGCTGCAAGAATATGTTTGTTTTAGGGTTACTCTACTGGCTCTACACGCTTCCGCTTGAAGGAACGATGGAGACGCTTCAGACGAAGTTTCAGAAAAATGTCTGGATGGCCGAAGCCAATATCAAGGCGATGAAGGCTGGTTATTTCTTTGGCGATGAAACCGAGCTTTTTGCAAACCTTGGCCGTTTCGATATTTCACCGCAAAAACAGCATGGCATCTATCGCAGGGTTACCGGAAATGAGGCCTGTGCTATCGCTCTGACCGCTGCTTCCAAAAAAGCGGGACTTGAGCTCTTTCTTGGTTCGTATCCGATCACTCCGGCCACCGAGATCTTGCAGACTCTGGCCAAAAAGAAAAAGTATGGCGTAAAAACCTTCCAGGCTGAAGATGAAATTGCCGGTATTGTGAGCAGCATCGGTGCCGCCTACGGTGGTGCGCTTGCCGCTACAAATACCTCTGGCCCCGGACTTGCACTGAAAACTGAAGCTCTCGGCCTGGCAGTCATTCTTGAGGTACCTTTGGTTATCATCAATGTTCAGCGGGGCGGCCCGTCAACCGGTCTGCCGACGAAACCGGAACAGTCTGATCTGTTCATGGCTCTTTACGGTCGCCATGGCGAGGCGCCACTTCCGGTGCTTGCTGCACGCTCTCCTGTTGACTGTTTCTATACCACCTATGAAGCTGCTCGAATTGCCGTTGAGCATATGACGCCGGTTATTTGTCTCTCGGACGGTTATCTTGCGCTGAGTTCAGAACCCTGGAAGGTCGAAAGTCCGGAGAATCTTGCTGAAATCACTCCCCGTTTTCAACCGGCAAGAGAGCCGGAAGATGCTCCTTATCTGCCCTACAAACGGGATGATCGTCAGGTTCGCTCCTGGGCTATCCCCGGAACCAGGGGGCTGGAACATCGTATCGGCGGACTTGAAAAGCAGAATGAAACCGGCAACGTCTCCCATGACCCCGAGAATCATGAGCTGATGACAAAAATTCGTGCCGAAAAAATTGCACGGATTGCCGACAGTATTCCGCTTCAGAGCATTGATAATGGTGCGTTGAGTGGTGATTTGCTTGTGCTTGGATGGGGATCGTCATACGGCGCAATCAAAACCGCTGTTGAACAGGCTATCGAAAAGGGGTACAACGTTGCTCATGCACACCTTCGCTATATCTTTCCCTTCCCGAAAAACCTTGGCGAAATTCTCGGAAACTATAAAAAGGTGTTGATTCCCGAACTGAATAACGGACAGCTTATCCATATTATCCGTGATACCTTCCTGATCGCCCCTGAAGGTTTTACCAAGGTGCAGGGAGTACCGTTTAATGAGATGGAAATACTGAATAAAATCACCGACCTTCTAAAGGAGCTTCAATCATGA
- the accC gene encoding acetyl-CoA carboxylase biotin carboxylase subunit has translation MFKKILVANRGEIALRIMQTCREMGISTVAVYSTVDAESIHVKYADEAVCIGPALSRESYLNIPRIIAAAEVTNADAIHPGYGFLAENADFAEVCESANIKFIGPTAKMIKQMGDKNTAKATMIAASVPVVPGSPGLVTDLKQAIETAKKTGYPVIIKPTAGGGGKGMRVVTEESQLDKALNTARSEAEQAFGNSGVYIEKYLENPRHVEIQILSDQHGNTIHLGERDCTVQRRHQKLIEETPSPVVDEALRKKMGDAAVAAARAINYEGAGTIEFLLDRHRDFYFMEMNTRIQVEHPVTEERYNVDIVKEQILVAAGESLEGRSFTPRGHSIECRINAEDPEHLFRPSPGQLTVFHTPGGHGVRVDSHAYASYVVPSNYDSMIAKLIVTAHTRDEAIARMSRALDEFIVVGVKTTIPFHKQVMHSPVFQSGDFDTGFLETFRFEKK, from the coding sequence TTGTTCAAGAAAATCCTTGTTGCAAATCGCGGTGAAATTGCCTTGCGTATTATGCAGACCTGCCGCGAAATGGGGATCAGTACCGTTGCTGTATATTCTACAGTTGATGCTGAATCTATCCATGTCAAATACGCCGATGAAGCTGTCTGTATTGGACCAGCTTTGTCAAGAGAGAGTTATCTGAATATTCCCCGCATTATTGCTGCTGCAGAGGTAACCAATGCTGATGCGATTCATCCAGGATATGGATTTCTGGCTGAGAATGCTGATTTCGCTGAAGTGTGCGAATCGGCAAACATCAAGTTTATCGGCCCTACGGCAAAAATGATCAAACAGATGGGTGATAAAAACACCGCGAAAGCAACGATGATTGCTGCCAGTGTTCCCGTGGTCCCCGGAAGTCCCGGACTGGTGACCGATCTGAAGCAGGCCATTGAAACGGCAAAAAAAACGGGTTACCCGGTTATCATCAAACCAACTGCTGGTGGCGGCGGAAAGGGTATGCGGGTAGTCACCGAGGAGAGCCAACTGGATAAGGCTCTGAACACGGCACGCAGCGAAGCCGAGCAGGCTTTTGGCAATAGCGGTGTTTATATTGAGAAATATCTTGAAAACCCTCGCCACGTTGAAATCCAGATCCTCTCCGACCAGCACGGGAACACCATTCATCTGGGGGAACGCGACTGTACGGTGCAGAGAAGACACCAGAAACTTATTGAGGAGACACCTTCCCCTGTTGTTGATGAGGCTCTGAGAAAAAAAATGGGCGATGCAGCAGTAGCCGCCGCCCGTGCGATCAACTATGAAGGAGCTGGCACTATCGAGTTTCTGCTCGACAGGCACCGGGATTTCTACTTCATGGAGATGAATACACGCATCCAGGTTGAGCATCCGGTTACTGAAGAGCGCTACAATGTAGATATCGTCAAGGAGCAGATTCTTGTTGCTGCCGGTGAATCACTCGAGGGCCGCTCCTTTACGCCAAGGGGCCACTCCATTGAGTGTCGCATCAATGCCGAGGATCCGGAACACCTGTTCCGCCCCTCACCAGGACAACTGACCGTTTTCCATACTCCGGGTGGTCATGGTGTCAGGGTTGACTCACATGCCTATGCAAGCTATGTGGTACCATCAAACTACGACTCGATGATAGCAAAGCTTATTGTTACCGCGCACACACGCGACGAAGCCATTGCAAGGATGTCACGCGCACTGGATGAGTTCATTGTTGTGGGGGTAAAAACCACGATCCCGTTCCATAAACAGGTCATGCACTCTCCTGTTTTTCAAAGCGGTGATTTTGATACCGGGTTTCTTGAAACCTTCCGGTTTGAAAAGAAGTAA
- the efp gene encoding elongation factor P, with translation MISISNVSKGAIIRFKGEPHSIESLMHRTPGNLRAFYQANMRNLKSGRNVEYRFSATESVDVIITERKQYQYLYRDGSDFVMMDSETFDQINVPEIAIGSASRFVKDGITVTIVFSDDASILGVELPTFVEVEVTETSPASKDDRATSGTKPAMVETGTEVSVPMFIQTGSIIRVDTRTGEYIERVKK, from the coding sequence ATGATTTCAATCAGTAACGTATCAAAAGGTGCAATTATTCGCTTCAAGGGTGAGCCTCACAGTATCGAAAGCCTTATGCACCGGACTCCGGGTAACCTGCGTGCCTTTTACCAGGCTAACATGAGAAACCTGAAATCAGGCAGAAATGTTGAATACCGTTTCAGCGCTACAGAGTCCGTTGATGTGATCATCACCGAACGGAAACAGTATCAGTATCTTTACCGGGATGGCAGTGATTTTGTCATGATGGACAGTGAAACCTTTGACCAGATTAACGTGCCGGAAATCGCAATCGGATCTGCGTCCCGTTTTGTCAAGGATGGAATCACGGTAACTATTGTGTTCTCGGACGATGCATCGATTCTTGGCGTTGAACTCCCCACTTTTGTTGAAGTTGAGGTAACTGAAACCAGTCCTGCATCCAAGGATGACAGGGCAACCAGCGGAACAAAACCGGCGATGGTTGAAACCGGTACGGAAGTCAGCGTCCCTATGTTCATCCAGACCGGGAGTATTATTCGTGTCGATACCCGAACTGGTGAGTATATTGAAAGAGTCAAAAAGTAA
- a CDS encoding HU family DNA-binding protein, translating to MSKAELVEKIADQAKLTKVDAERAVNAFINVVIDSLKDGDDVTLVGFGTFAVGKRAERLGRNPQTGEAITIAAKNVVKFKPGKALRDGICG from the coding sequence ATGTCAAAAGCTGAGTTAGTCGAGAAAATTGCCGACCAGGCAAAACTGACCAAAGTTGACGCGGAGCGTGCGGTGAATGCCTTTATCAATGTTGTGATAGATTCATTGAAAGACGGTGATGATGTCACTCTTGTCGGCTTCGGAACATTTGCTGTAGGAAAGAGAGCTGAAAGGTTGGGGCGGAATCCACAGACTGGTGAAGCTATTACCATTGCCGCAAAAAATGTTGTCAAGTTTAAACCCGGCAAAGCGTTGAGGGACGGAATCTGCGGTTGA
- the accB gene encoding acetyl-CoA carboxylase biotin carboxyl carrier protein, whose protein sequence is MDFNEIRQLIDIINGSDLQEVIIEESEFKIILRRSSATGTLQQVPVTAPPALQALPLASYAPPPAVKSEPVTDLIESRSPIVGTFYQSSSPDSPPFVAINDTVKKGDVLCIIEAMKLMNEIEAEVSGTIVEILVENGQAIEYDQPLFRIKP, encoded by the coding sequence ATGGACTTTAACGAAATCAGGCAGCTCATTGACATCATCAATGGCTCAGATCTTCAGGAAGTAATTATCGAAGAGAGTGAATTTAAAATAATCCTGAGGCGTTCTTCCGCCACAGGGACACTTCAACAGGTTCCCGTAACTGCACCGCCTGCCTTGCAAGCCCTTCCCCTGGCTTCGTATGCCCCACCTCCGGCAGTCAAGTCTGAACCCGTCACCGACCTTATCGAGTCCCGCTCGCCAATCGTTGGAACATTCTACCAGTCATCGTCCCCTGATTCTCCTCCCTTTGTTGCCATCAATGACACGGTTAAAAAAGGAGATGTTCTCTGTATTATCGAAGCCATGAAACTGATGAACGAAATTGAAGCTGAGGTTTCTGGAACTATTGTTGAAATTCTTGTTGAAAACGGACAGGCCATCGAGTACGATCAGCCGCTGTTCCGTATTAAACCATAA